The Nocardioides sp. S5 genome includes a window with the following:
- the zwf gene encoding glucose-6-phosphate dehydrogenase: MTSTGSDLPPYVFLLFGARGDLAARKLFPGLYRLAAADRLPEDYAVIGSGRHSPGTDEEFRDEVLGGLRDSIDDLDESVARSLLERTSFETSDADDGSDLAARVREVEESLGDGVRRLVYLSVPPTAMSGMVAMLGREGLAERARLVIEKPFGLDLESFEELDHDVHEVFDEDQVFRIDHFLGKEAVQNLLALRFANALFEPAWDRRSIASVQVDVPETLAMEGRGSFYESTGALRDMVSTHLFQILGAVALEDPGEWSAAAVRRARAEVFDAVRPLDPARVVLGQYDGYRDEDDVDDDSTVETFVALEAWVDNDRWRDVPFHLRTGKAMAETRRTVTLRFRQPDSTVFGPGLEPDELVLELTDEAQVHVELLGKRPGPEMELAPATMRLDLGEELPHDEPLEAYERLLLDVLHDDHTLFAHADETRRLWEVCQPVLDDRPDPLPYAQESWGPREALDLPPGGWRLGRGAADAG; this comes from the coding sequence ATGACCAGCACCGGGTCCGACCTGCCGCCCTACGTCTTCCTCCTCTTCGGCGCCCGCGGCGACCTCGCGGCGCGCAAGCTCTTCCCCGGCCTCTACCGCCTCGCCGCGGCCGACCGGCTGCCGGAGGACTACGCCGTCATCGGCAGCGGACGCCACTCGCCGGGCACCGACGAGGAGTTCCGCGACGAGGTGCTCGGGGGCCTGCGCGACAGCATCGACGACCTCGACGAGTCGGTCGCCCGGAGCCTGCTCGAGCGCACCTCCTTCGAGACCTCCGACGCCGACGACGGATCCGACCTGGCCGCGCGGGTGCGCGAGGTGGAGGAGTCCCTCGGCGACGGCGTACGCCGCCTGGTCTACCTCTCCGTGCCGCCCACCGCCATGTCCGGGATGGTCGCGATGCTGGGCCGCGAGGGCCTCGCAGAGCGCGCGCGGCTGGTGATCGAGAAGCCGTTCGGCCTCGACCTCGAGTCGTTCGAGGAGCTCGACCACGACGTGCACGAGGTCTTCGACGAGGACCAGGTCTTCCGCATCGACCACTTCCTCGGCAAGGAGGCCGTGCAGAACCTGCTGGCCCTGCGCTTCGCCAACGCGCTCTTCGAGCCCGCCTGGGACCGGCGCAGCATCGCCTCGGTGCAGGTCGACGTCCCCGAGACGCTGGCGATGGAGGGCCGCGGCTCGTTCTACGAGTCCACCGGTGCGCTGCGCGACATGGTCTCCACCCACCTCTTCCAGATCCTCGGCGCGGTGGCGCTGGAGGACCCGGGTGAGTGGTCGGCCGCTGCCGTGCGCCGCGCGCGGGCCGAGGTCTTCGACGCCGTGCGCCCGCTCGACCCCGCGCGCGTCGTGCTGGGGCAGTACGACGGCTACCGCGACGAGGACGACGTCGACGATGACTCCACCGTCGAGACCTTCGTGGCGCTCGAGGCCTGGGTCGACAACGACCGGTGGCGCGACGTCCCCTTCCACCTGCGCACCGGCAAGGCGATGGCCGAGACCCGCCGGACCGTCACCCTGCGCTTCCGCCAGCCCGACTCGACGGTGTTCGGCCCCGGCCTCGAGCCCGACGAGCTCGTCCTCGAGCTGACCGACGAGGCGCAGGTGCACGTCGAGCTCCTCGGCAAGCGTCCCGGCCCCGAGATGGAGCTCGCGCCGGCCACGATGCGCCTCGACCTCGGCGAGGAGCTGCCCCACGACGAGCCGCTCGAGGCCTACGAGCGGCTGCTGCTCGACGTGCTGCACGACGACCACACCCTCTTCGCGCACGCCGACGAGACGCGCCGGCTGTGGGAGGTCTGCCAGCCGGTCCTCGACGACCGCCCCGACCCGTTGCCGTACGCCCAGGAGTCGTGGGGGCCGCGCGAGGCGCTCGACCTGCCGCCCGGCGGGTGGCGGCTCGGCCGGGGCGCAGCCGATGCGGGCTGA